From Curtobacterium sp. SGAir0471, the proteins below share one genomic window:
- a CDS encoding right-handed parallel beta-helix repeat-containing protein: MTTPLRRFRSHLVVGAVGLVVGAVVVGGVWVAASTPGAPRAADTPRPSERTTAPAPSPTRSAPSTAPTTAPDAERADLSCSADATTTVSTAKALEAALSKATAGQVIAMAPGTYTGNFTGSAAGTSAQPITLCGPTGAVLDGGSTDKGYVLHLDGASHWRLAGFTVQNGQKGVMFDDVQHTTVDGITVQDIGDEGIHLRAGSSDNTVSGSSVTKTGLRKPQFGEGIYVGSSKSNWCKVSDCQEDRSDRNVVTGNTISDTAAENVDIKEGTTGGTLSDNSFDGVGMQGENHADSWVDVKGNGWTITGNRGVRSPLDGFQTHELLSGWGTDNTFTDNRVDLGNTDGVAFAFRPVEGNTVSCDNTVVGSNEFSTTSCTD; the protein is encoded by the coding sequence ATGACGACACCCCTGCGGAGGTTCCGGTCCCACCTGGTCGTGGGTGCCGTCGGTCTGGTCGTCGGCGCGGTCGTGGTCGGCGGGGTCTGGGTCGCGGCGAGCACGCCCGGTGCGCCCCGGGCTGCCGACACACCCCGCCCGTCGGAGCGGACCACCGCTCCGGCACCGTCACCCACCCGGTCGGCACCGTCGACGGCTCCGACCACGGCGCCCGACGCCGAGCGGGCGGACCTGTCCTGCTCGGCCGATGCGACGACGACGGTCTCGACCGCGAAGGCGCTCGAGGCGGCGCTGTCGAAGGCGACCGCCGGCCAGGTCATCGCGATGGCACCGGGAACGTACACGGGCAACTTCACCGGCAGCGCCGCGGGGACCTCCGCGCAGCCGATCACCCTGTGCGGCCCGACCGGCGCCGTCCTCGACGGAGGCAGCACCGACAAGGGCTACGTCCTGCACCTCGACGGGGCGTCGCACTGGCGGCTCGCCGGGTTCACGGTGCAGAACGGGCAGAAGGGCGTCATGTTCGACGACGTCCAGCACACGACCGTCGACGGCATCACCGTGCAGGACATCGGCGACGAGGGCATCCACCTCCGCGCCGGCAGCAGCGACAACACGGTGAGCGGCAGCTCCGTCACGAAGACCGGGCTCCGGAAGCCGCAGTTCGGCGAGGGCATCTACGTCGGGTCCTCGAAGAGCAACTGGTGCAAGGTCTCGGACTGCCAGGAGGACCGGAGCGACCGCAACGTCGTCACCGGGAACACGATCTCCGACACCGCCGCCGAGAACGTCGACATCAAGGAGGGCACCACCGGTGGCACGCTGTCGGACAACTCCTTCGACGGTGTCGGCATGCAGGGCGAGAACCACGCCGACTCCTGGGTCGACGTGAAGGGCAACGGCTGGACGATCACCGGCAACCGGGGCGTCCGATCGCCGCTCGACGGGTTCCAGACCCACGAGCTGCTCTCCGGCTGGGGCACCGACAACACCTTCACCGACAACCGCGTCGACCTCGGCAACACCGACGGCGTCGCGTTCGCCTTCCGCCCCGTCGAGGGCAACACCGTCTCCTGCGACAACACCGTGGTCGGCTCGAACGAGTTCAGCACCACGAGCTGCACCGACTGA
- a CDS encoding UDP-glucose dehydrogenase family protein: MSASVTPIPATGMPPVVDRPRLTVIGTGYLGATHAVSMAVLGYEVLGVDVDPAKVEALVAGRVPFHEPGLPEQLAEALASGRLRFTSSLREAAEFGDVHFVCVGTPQQRGSHAADLTYVDSAFRELASHIDRRALVVGKSTVPVGTAERLAALVAEVAPAGADVEVAWNPEFLREGYAVQDTLHPDRLVFGVRSAWAEAQLRAAFRPILDEGTPLVVADLPTAELVKVAANSFLATKISFINAMAEVCEAAGADVSVLASALSHDTRIGGRFLKPGLGFGGGCLPKDIRAFSARAQELGVGQAVRFLDEVDAINLRRRQRTVDLVTDMAGGSVAGKRIAALGAAFKPNSDDIRDAPALDVARMLDEAGAVVTVYDPEAMANAARTYPTLRYAESLTAAVIDADVVVLLTEWEQFRTVDPHDLGALVHHRRIVDGRHALDADAYRAAGWELRALGRPTASGTVEIAVDDQDRLQATA, translated from the coding sequence ATGTCTGCTTCCGTCACCCCGATCCCGGCCACCGGGATGCCACCCGTCGTCGACCGCCCCCGCCTGACCGTCATCGGCACCGGGTACCTCGGCGCCACCCACGCCGTCTCGATGGCCGTCCTCGGCTACGAGGTCCTCGGCGTCGACGTCGACCCCGCCAAGGTCGAGGCCCTGGTGGCCGGCCGGGTCCCCTTCCACGAACCCGGCCTGCCCGAGCAGCTCGCCGAGGCCCTCGCCTCCGGTCGGCTCCGGTTCACCTCGTCGCTGCGCGAGGCCGCCGAGTTCGGCGACGTGCACTTCGTCTGCGTGGGGACGCCCCAGCAGCGGGGGTCGCACGCCGCCGACCTCACCTACGTCGACTCGGCCTTCCGCGAGCTCGCGTCGCACATCGACCGGCGTGCGCTCGTCGTGGGGAAGTCGACCGTGCCCGTCGGGACCGCCGAGCGACTCGCCGCGCTCGTCGCGGAGGTCGCGCCGGCCGGCGCCGACGTCGAGGTCGCATGGAATCCGGAGTTCCTCCGCGAGGGCTACGCGGTGCAGGACACGCTGCACCCCGACCGGCTGGTGTTCGGCGTGCGGTCGGCGTGGGCGGAGGCGCAGCTGCGGGCGGCGTTCCGACCGATCCTCGACGAGGGGACCCCGCTCGTCGTGGCCGACCTGCCCACGGCGGAGCTCGTCAAGGTCGCCGCCAACTCGTTCCTCGCGACGAAGATCTCCTTCATCAACGCGATGGCCGAGGTCTGCGAGGCGGCCGGGGCGGACGTCAGCGTCCTGGCGAGCGCCCTGTCCCACGACACCCGCATCGGCGGCCGGTTCCTCAAGCCGGGTCTCGGCTTCGGCGGCGGGTGCCTGCCGAAGGACATCCGGGCGTTCTCCGCCCGGGCGCAGGAGCTCGGCGTCGGCCAGGCGGTCCGGTTCCTCGACGAGGTGGACGCGATCAACCTGCGGCGCCGGCAGCGGACCGTCGACCTGGTCACGGATATGGCCGGTGGATCGGTGGCGGGCAAGCGGATCGCGGCGCTCGGAGCGGCGTTCAAGCCGAACTCCGACGACATCCGCGACGCGCCGGCCCTCGACGTCGCGCGGATGCTGGACGAGGCGGGTGCCGTCGTCACCGTGTACGACCCCGAGGCGATGGCGAACGCCGCACGCACGTACCCGACCCTGCGGTACGCCGAGTCGCTGACCGCGGCCGTCATCGACGCGGACGTGGTCGTCCTCCTGACCGAGTGGGAGCAGTTCCGAACGGTGGACCCCCACGACCTCGGCGCCCTCGTGCACCACCGACGCATCGTCGACGGCCGGCACGCGCTCGACGCGGACGCCTACCGAGCGGCGGGCTGGGAGCTCCGCGCGCTGGGACGCCCCACGGCGTCGGGCACCGTGGAGATCGCCGTCGACGACCAGGACCGCCTGCAGGCCACCGCCTGA
- a CDS encoding inositol monophosphatase family protein yields MDDHTLAAALVTDAARLAAAMRRDGTDAERKTSAADLVTAADRAAEDLVRRLLLEHRPDDGMLGEEGARAEGTDGRRWTVDPIDGTWNYVAGLPAWCSAVSLEVDGVLRVGAVRRPTVDETWVASDGTTTRNGEHVSPMPDVALGATSVATFLNSSHLRAAEAGPMAGLLASAATVRISGSGSCDMVDVAAGRIGLWVQTDCADWDWLPGRALVEGAGGVATVVRAHGQDWHLAGAPTAVRQAAELLGS; encoded by the coding sequence ATGGACGACCACACCCTCGCCGCCGCCCTCGTGACCGACGCCGCTCGGCTCGCAGCAGCAATGCGACGGGACGGGACCGACGCGGAGCGGAAGACCTCGGCCGCCGACCTCGTCACCGCCGCGGACCGCGCGGCCGAGGACCTCGTCCGCCGGCTGCTGCTCGAGCACCGTCCGGACGACGGGATGCTCGGCGAGGAGGGGGCCCGCGCCGAGGGCACCGACGGACGCCGCTGGACCGTCGACCCGATCGACGGGACCTGGAACTACGTCGCCGGACTGCCCGCGTGGTGCAGTGCCGTGTCGCTCGAGGTCGACGGCGTGCTCCGGGTCGGTGCCGTGCGCCGACCGACCGTCGACGAGACCTGGGTGGCGTCCGACGGCACGACCACCCGCAACGGCGAGCACGTGTCGCCGATGCCGGACGTGGCACTCGGCGCGACGAGCGTGGCGACGTTCCTGAACAGCTCCCACCTGCGCGCTGCCGAGGCGGGTCCGATGGCCGGGCTCCTGGCCTCGGCGGCGACGGTCCGGATCAGCGGGTCGGGGTCGTGCGACATGGTGGACGTCGCCGCCGGGCGGATCGGGCTCTGGGTGCAGACGGACTGCGCCGACTGGGACTGGCTCCCCGGGCGAGCGCTCGTCGAGGGGGCCGGGGGCGTCGCCACCGTCGTCCGGGCGCACGGGCAGGACTGGCACCTCGCTGGCGCGCCGACCGCGGTGCGCCAGGCGGCCGAGCTGCTCGGAAGCTGA
- a CDS encoding DUF6611 family protein, producing MDTYRDRHPYPLRRTGWHPWGRCSVQPVTRALWSGRTLEVHAPGTTVGELLLLRALQVWGAAGALVAVALVVALHRVPALGVVVAVLVYAAGFVLLVRATRRMRPGVRTLTVTVFHGNGEPEVHGDVRLLEASLDLLCLVEDAVRRGQVSRVEYEQVWGQVWRSMPEPVVRPAARSRSHEIAPRRRSHR from the coding sequence GTGGACACGTACCGAGACCGACACCCCTACCCCCTCCGCCGCACCGGCTGGCACCCCTGGGGACGGTGCTCCGTGCAGCCCGTCACCCGGGCGCTGTGGAGCGGGCGGACGCTCGAGGTGCACGCTCCGGGGACCACCGTCGGCGAACTCCTGCTGCTCCGGGCGCTCCAGGTCTGGGGGGCTGCCGGCGCTCTCGTGGCGGTCGCCCTCGTCGTGGCACTGCACCGCGTGCCCGCGCTCGGGGTCGTCGTCGCGGTCCTGGTCTACGCCGCCGGCTTCGTCCTGCTCGTCCGGGCGACCCGGCGGATGCGTCCCGGGGTCAGGACGCTGACGGTCACGGTGTTCCACGGCAACGGTGAGCCGGAGGTGCACGGCGACGTCCGGCTCCTCGAGGCCTCGCTCGACCTGCTCTGCCTGGTCGAGGACGCCGTCCGACGCGGGCAGGTGTCCCGTGTCGAGTACGAGCAGGTCTGGGGGCAGGTGTGGCGGTCGATGCCCGAGCCGGTGGTCCGTCCCGCCGCTCGGTCGCGGTCGCACGAGATCGCGCCGCGCCGTCGGTCGCACCGGTGA
- a CDS encoding NUDIX domain-containing protein has protein sequence MTTTYGTTEPDSRGRTGLDRVGRDLDRNPDVVVRDVQVTSDGWHVLRRTTFDVRGSDGTWTTQQRETYDRGNGAAVLPVDRARGTVLLTRQFRFPAYVNDHPDGMLVEVAAGLLNEDDPETAIRREALEELGVRLDDLRHVTAAYMSPGSVTERVHCYVAEYSPADRVEVGGGLAGEGEDIEVLELPATEALAMIDDGRIVDGKTILLLQWAALHGLVAGQHDQS, from the coding sequence ATGACGACGACGTACGGCACGACGGAACCGGACAGCAGGGGGCGGACCGGTCTCGACCGGGTCGGGCGGGACCTCGACCGGAACCCGGACGTCGTCGTGCGGGACGTCCAGGTGACCTCTGACGGGTGGCACGTGCTGCGACGGACGACGTTCGACGTCCGCGGGTCCGACGGCACCTGGACGACGCAGCAGCGGGAGACCTACGACCGCGGCAACGGCGCTGCCGTGCTCCCGGTCGACCGAGCCCGCGGCACCGTGCTGCTCACACGGCAGTTCCGCTTCCCCGCGTACGTCAACGACCACCCGGACGGCATGCTCGTCGAGGTCGCGGCGGGGCTGCTCAACGAGGACGACCCGGAGACCGCGATCCGGCGCGAGGCACTGGAGGAGCTCGGGGTGCGGCTGGACGACCTGCGGCACGTGACCGCCGCGTACATGAGCCCCGGGTCGGTGACCGAGCGGGTGCACTGCTACGTGGCCGAGTACTCCCCCGCTGACCGCGTCGAGGTGGGTGGGGGTCTCGCCGGCGAGGGCGAGGACATCGAGGTGCTCGAACTCCCGGCCACCGAGGCGCTCGCGATGATCGACGACGGGCGGATCGTCGACGGCAAGACGATCCTGCTGCTGCAGTGGGCAGCGCTGCACGGCCTCGTGGCCGGGCAGCACGATCAGTCGTAG
- a CDS encoding acetamidase/formamidase family protein yields MTTPDHFMPNTLGRPGFSADRDPVLRITPGTGETIGFETTDAVYAELDEHHDLAQLQAPINPVTGPVWIEGAEPGDTLAVHIHDIELTTHGWSVSLPGSGALQHVMPEGVFARRCPIEDGVVHVTDRHAFPVRPMIGCIGVAPAEGTNSTIMPATAEGGNMDVTEARPGSTVYLPVRVPGALLSIGDVHAIMAEGESSFVAIEAQGTAIVSVDLVRGGRPLRAPRIETDDEWLFVGLGDPVQESVRRGYEDAFAFLVEDHGFTAEDAYAVLSAVGDSKLGGPTGSGDPDPLHPFAAVGAVTLHRVPKAVL; encoded by the coding sequence ATGACCACCCCCGACCACTTCATGCCGAACACCCTCGGCCGCCCGGGGTTCTCCGCCGACCGGGACCCCGTGCTCCGCATCACCCCGGGCACCGGTGAGACGATCGGCTTCGAGACCACCGACGCCGTCTACGCCGAGCTCGACGAGCACCACGACCTCGCGCAGCTGCAGGCACCGATCAACCCCGTGACCGGACCGGTCTGGATCGAGGGCGCCGAACCCGGCGACACCCTGGCGGTGCACATCCACGACATCGAGCTGACGACCCACGGCTGGTCGGTGTCGCTGCCCGGGTCCGGGGCGCTCCAGCACGTGATGCCCGAGGGAGTGTTCGCCCGCCGCTGCCCGATCGAGGACGGCGTGGTGCACGTCACCGACCGGCACGCGTTCCCGGTCCGGCCGATGATCGGCTGCATCGGCGTCGCACCGGCCGAGGGCACGAACTCGACGATCATGCCCGCGACCGCGGAGGGCGGGAACATGGACGTCACCGAGGCCCGGCCCGGCTCGACCGTGTACCTGCCCGTGCGGGTCCCCGGTGCCCTGCTGTCGATCGGGGACGTCCACGCGATCATGGCCGAGGGCGAGTCGTCGTTCGTCGCCATCGAGGCGCAGGGCACCGCGATCGTGTCCGTCGACCTGGTGCGGGGCGGCCGACCGCTCCGTGCGCCGCGCATCGAGACCGACGACGAGTGGCTCTTCGTCGGGCTCGGCGACCCCGTGCAGGAGAGCGTGCGGCGCGGGTACGAGGACGCGTTCGCCTTCCTCGTCGAGGATCACGGCTTCACCGCCGAGGACGCCTACGCCGTGCTCAGTGCGGTGGGCGACTCGAAGCTCGGTGGCCCCACCGGGTCCGGAGACCCGGACCCACTGCACCCGTTCGCGGCGGTCGGCGCGGTGACGCTGCACCGGGTGCCGAAGGCGGTTCTGTAG
- a CDS encoding APC family permease, whose amino-acid sequence MSQQHSELSAQQQLEAYGYKQELKRSVSTTDLLVYGLVFMVPIAPWAIFGTVYNASSGMVPLVYLVGLVAMIFTALAYAQMAKSIPLAGSVFSYVGRGIHPTAGFFAGWAILLDYLLVPTLLYVFAAESMVGIFLGTPRWLWALVFVAINTVINLLGVSSLKLANRVFLLIELVFVAIFVVIAIVALTGGTVPGASFSTDQVWDPSKVSAPLIASALSIAVLSFLGFDGISTLSEESTGRRGGAGTAMVLALVIVAFLFVLQTWLASALAAGRDAFPDDEVGNAFFSIVQQASSSGWATAFFAVNVLAVGIANAMAAQAATSRLLFSMSRDRQLPAFLHKLNGRQVPQNAIIVVSVLSAILVLFFVGQIDTISSLVNFGALFGFMLLHVSVFVHHVVKGKSRNWLLHLVVPLVGFLIIGYVLLNAAVEAKVGGIIWLVVGAAVFLYYRRTGRSTEVGSEEPSTLGEGSVGPATTTAEDRR is encoded by the coding sequence ATGTCGCAGCAGCACAGCGAGCTCTCCGCGCAGCAGCAGCTCGAGGCCTACGGCTACAAGCAGGAGCTCAAGCGCTCCGTGTCCACCACCGACCTGCTCGTCTACGGGCTCGTCTTCATGGTGCCGATCGCCCCGTGGGCGATCTTCGGCACCGTCTACAACGCGTCGAGCGGCATGGTGCCGCTCGTCTACCTGGTCGGCCTCGTCGCGATGATCTTCACCGCGCTCGCGTACGCGCAGATGGCGAAGTCGATCCCCCTCGCCGGTAGTGTGTTCTCGTACGTCGGCCGCGGCATCCACCCGACCGCCGGCTTCTTCGCGGGCTGGGCGATCCTGCTCGACTACCTGCTCGTCCCGACGCTGCTCTACGTGTTCGCGGCCGAGAGCATGGTCGGCATCTTCCTCGGCACGCCCCGCTGGCTGTGGGCGCTCGTCTTCGTCGCGATCAACACGGTCATCAACCTGCTCGGCGTCTCGTCCCTGAAGCTCGCGAACCGGGTCTTCCTGCTCATCGAGCTGGTGTTCGTGGCGATCTTCGTCGTCATCGCGATCGTCGCGCTGACCGGCGGGACCGTGCCCGGCGCGTCGTTCAGCACCGACCAGGTGTGGGACCCGTCGAAGGTGTCCGCCCCGCTCATCGCCTCGGCGCTGTCGATCGCCGTGCTGAGCTTCCTCGGGTTCGACGGCATCTCCACCCTGTCCGAGGAGTCGACGGGCCGCCGCGGCGGTGCCGGTACGGCGATGGTCCTCGCACTCGTCATCGTCGCGTTCCTGTTCGTGCTGCAGACCTGGCTCGCGTCGGCGCTGGCCGCCGGGCGCGACGCGTTCCCGGACGACGAGGTCGGCAACGCCTTCTTCTCGATCGTCCAGCAGGCGTCGTCGAGCGGCTGGGCGACGGCGTTCTTCGCCGTCAACGTCCTCGCCGTCGGCATCGCGAACGCCATGGCCGCGCAGGCGGCGACGAGCCGTCTGCTCTTCTCGATGAGCCGCGACCGGCAGCTGCCGGCGTTCCTGCACAAGCTCAACGGTCGGCAGGTCCCGCAGAACGCGATCATCGTCGTCTCGGTGCTCTCGGCGATCCTCGTGCTGTTCTTCGTCGGCCAGATCGACACGATCTCCTCGCTCGTGAACTTCGGCGCCCTGTTCGGCTTCATGCTGCTGCACGTGTCGGTGTTCGTGCACCACGTGGTCAAGGGGAAGTCCCGCAACTGGCTGCTGCACCTGGTCGTGCCGCTCGTCGGCTTCCTGATCATCGGCTACGTGCTGCTCAACGCCGCCGTCGAGGCGAAGGTCGGCGGGATCATCTGGCTCGTCGTCGGCGCCGCGGTGTTCCTCTACTACCGCCGGACCGGCCGCTCGACCGAGGTCGGGTCGGAAGAACCGAGCACACTGGGCGAGGGGTCCGTCGGCCCCGCCACCACCACCGCGGAGGACCGCCGATGA
- a CDS encoding proline iminopeptidase-family hydrolase — protein sequence MSRITEGTMPFQDGETWYRITEPVAPTPGALPLVVLHGGPGMAHDYLRNLAALADETGRTVVHHDQFGCGRSSHRPDAPAEYWTPQLFVDEYAALVAHLGLGDHHVLGQSWGGMLGSEIAVAQPEHLRSLAICNSPASMQLWVDGAAELRAQLPDDVQDALTRHEQAGTVDDPEYLAATQVFYERHVCRVVPMPQDFVDSETQMEQEPTVYHTMNGPNEFHVIGTMRDWTVIDRLDRVTVPTLVVAGEHDEATPATWQPFVERIADVRQHVFPGASHCSHLEQPEEFRRVVAAFLADHDDAAPGDQPAD from the coding sequence ATGTCCCGCATCACCGAAGGCACGATGCCGTTCCAGGACGGCGAGACCTGGTACCGCATCACCGAACCCGTTGCCCCGACCCCCGGCGCGCTCCCCCTCGTGGTCCTGCACGGCGGCCCGGGCATGGCGCACGACTACCTCCGGAACCTCGCGGCCCTCGCCGACGAGACCGGTCGCACCGTCGTGCACCACGACCAGTTCGGCTGCGGCCGCAGCTCCCACCGACCGGACGCCCCGGCGGAGTACTGGACCCCGCAGCTCTTCGTCGACGAGTACGCCGCCCTCGTGGCTCACCTCGGTCTCGGCGACCACCACGTCCTCGGCCAGTCGTGGGGCGGCATGCTCGGCTCCGAGATCGCCGTCGCTCAGCCGGAGCACCTGCGGTCGCTCGCGATCTGCAACTCCCCCGCGTCGATGCAGCTCTGGGTCGACGGCGCCGCCGAACTCCGCGCGCAGCTCCCCGACGACGTGCAGGACGCCCTGACGCGGCACGAGCAGGCCGGCACGGTCGACGACCCCGAGTACCTCGCCGCCACGCAGGTCTTCTACGAGCGCCACGTGTGCCGCGTCGTCCCGATGCCACAGGACTTCGTCGACTCCGAGACCCAGATGGAGCAGGAGCCGACCGTGTACCACACGATGAACGGGCCGAACGAGTTCCACGTCATCGGCACGATGCGCGACTGGACCGTGATCGACCGGCTCGACCGCGTGACGGTCCCGACCCTCGTCGTCGCCGGTGAGCACGACGAGGCGACGCCCGCCACCTGGCAGCCCTTCGTCGAGCGCATCGCCGACGTCCGCCAGCACGTCTTCCCCGGGGCGAGCCACTGCTCGCACCTGGAGCAGCCCGAGGAGTTCCGCCGCGTGGTCGCGGCGTTCCTCGCCGACCACGACGACGCCGCTCCGGGCGACCAGCCCGCCGACTGA
- a CDS encoding FadR/GntR family transcriptional regulator, with amino-acid sequence MPDRATETRVDEVEDRLVTAVAVGEYLPASRLPPERELAVLLGVGRVTVRAALARLVDRGLLETRRGRGGGTFVRSQWPDSSSDAVGRTLLARWAGIRDTTDAIALLHGALATAAAERITEDERATLRTRLEDFRAAASGLEKQQADAVLHRAIIDAARNPVLAAALADLESQVSIAAPAHLWGTAEGMAEMEERALREHEGLVDAVRDGRAVDAGVLARRHVGIDLELLERAMLRAGQVPTD; translated from the coding sequence GTGCCAGATCGCGCGACGGAGACCCGGGTCGACGAGGTCGAGGACCGGCTCGTCACGGCCGTTGCCGTGGGCGAGTACCTGCCCGCGTCGCGGCTGCCGCCCGAGCGGGAGCTCGCCGTGCTCCTCGGGGTCGGACGCGTCACGGTGCGCGCAGCCCTCGCACGACTGGTCGACCGCGGGCTGCTCGAGACCCGTCGGGGTCGTGGCGGCGGGACCTTCGTGCGCTCGCAGTGGCCGGACTCGTCCTCCGACGCCGTCGGCCGGACGCTCCTCGCGCGCTGGGCCGGCATCCGCGACACCACCGACGCGATCGCCCTGCTGCACGGCGCACTCGCGACCGCGGCGGCGGAGCGGATCACCGAGGACGAGCGCGCGACGCTGCGCACCCGGCTCGAGGACTTCCGAGCCGCGGCGTCCGGGCTCGAGAAGCAGCAGGCGGACGCGGTGCTGCACCGCGCGATCATCGACGCCGCGCGCAACCCGGTGCTGGCCGCGGCGCTCGCCGACCTCGAGTCGCAGGTGTCGATCGCGGCGCCCGCGCACCTCTGGGGCACCGCCGAGGGCATGGCCGAGATGGAGGAGCGCGCGCTCCGCGAGCACGAGGGGCTCGTCGACGCCGTCCGTGACGGCCGTGCGGTCGACGCCGGCGTGCTCGCGCGGCGTCACGTCGGCATCGACCTCGAGCTGCTGGAGCGGGCGATGCTCCGCGCAGGTCAGGTGCCGACGGACTGA
- a CDS encoding response regulator transcription factor — protein MAEILVVEDDPEMGALVERGLVGEGHTVTVVTDGVAALVAAAAQSFDAAAIDVMLPEMTGFEVCRRLRETGQDFPVILVTARDAVDDRVFGLDAGADDYLTKPFAIAELNARIRAQLRRRSAGAVTVVQVGAVRLDTVTVRATVAGRDLPLSVKEFSLLRFLAQGTPETRTRAEVLREVWGSAEHFDPTIVDQYVSYVRRKLQASGADVAIRTVRGVGYALDVVPVP, from the coding sequence GTGGCGGAGATCCTGGTGGTCGAGGACGACCCGGAGATGGGCGCACTCGTGGAGCGCGGGCTCGTCGGCGAGGGCCACACGGTGACGGTGGTCACGGACGGCGTCGCGGCGCTCGTCGCGGCGGCCGCGCAGTCGTTCGACGCGGCGGCGATCGACGTCATGCTGCCGGAGATGACCGGGTTCGAGGTGTGCCGCCGGCTGCGCGAGACGGGCCAGGACTTCCCGGTCATCCTCGTCACCGCGCGAGACGCCGTCGACGACCGGGTCTTCGGGCTCGACGCCGGTGCGGACGACTACCTGACGAAGCCCTTCGCGATCGCCGAGCTCAACGCGCGGATCCGGGCGCAGCTCCGCCGCCGCTCCGCCGGAGCGGTGACCGTCGTGCAGGTCGGCGCGGTCCGGCTCGACACGGTGACCGTCCGGGCGACCGTCGCCGGGCGCGACCTGCCCCTCAGCGTGAAGGAGTTCTCGCTCCTGCGGTTCCTGGCGCAGGGGACGCCCGAGACCCGCACCCGTGCCGAGGTGCTGCGCGAGGTGTGGGGGAGCGCCGAGCACTTCGACCCCACGATCGTCGACCAGTACGTCAGCTACGTCCGCAGGAAGCTGCAGGCGTCCGGCGCCGACGTCGCCATCCGCACCGTGCGGGGCGTCGGCTACGCGCTCGACGTCGTGCCCGTGCCGTGA
- a CDS encoding ATP-binding protein, with translation MFVGAVVLTLIALVLHVEVRQATLETDRSLAAGDAAPFVSDLRNNPDEPPDQPAEGVLVGIRSSSGAWIVDTLPEDLRRSLPDSVPATTTTLRLGDGRRQATVVGTPVENDGGRFVVWAAHDGRAGHETVERVDRSLVVGTLLALVASGLAAWLLSTVALRPVTRMRRTAEALSGGEATGHLPVGPSEDELADLARTLNAFIDRQRENAVRERRMVSDASHELRTPLAALTARLELAHRSSGDAVALERELAAAESDAARLTALAETMLELSRLDETQPTPSTPAAALVTELMGSVDRARALGGAGGVDFTVDVPDGDERYAVTPAAFGRIVDNLVANAIAAGAPAVEVRIELAQRADRALDLVVCDDGPGVPEDFLPRAFDRFTRADGARRAVLGGGGLGLALVRGIAARAGGDATLANAPEGGAVATVRLPAR, from the coding sequence GTGTTCGTGGGCGCGGTCGTGCTCACGCTGATCGCCCTCGTGCTTCACGTCGAGGTTCGTCAGGCGACACTGGAGACCGACCGGTCCCTCGCCGCGGGTGATGCCGCACCGTTCGTCTCCGATCTCCGCAACAACCCCGACGAGCCGCCGGACCAGCCGGCCGAGGGTGTCCTCGTCGGGATCCGCTCCTCGTCCGGGGCGTGGATCGTCGACACGCTGCCGGAGGACCTCCGTCGGTCCCTCCCGGACAGCGTGCCGGCGACGACCACGACCCTGCGGCTCGGCGACGGACGCCGGCAGGCGACGGTCGTCGGGACCCCGGTCGAGAACGACGGCGGCAGGTTCGTCGTCTGGGCGGCCCACGACGGACGCGCCGGGCACGAGACGGTCGAACGGGTCGACCGCTCCCTCGTCGTCGGGACCCTCCTCGCCCTGGTCGCGTCCGGACTCGCCGCCTGGTTGCTCTCGACCGTCGCACTCCGGCCGGTCACCCGGATGCGTCGGACCGCCGAGGCGCTCAGCGGCGGGGAGGCGACCGGGCACCTGCCCGTCGGGCCGTCGGAGGACGAGCTCGCAGACCTCGCACGGACCCTCAACGCGTTCATCGACCGGCAGCGCGAGAACGCGGTCCGCGAGCGACGGATGGTGTCCGATGCCAGCCACGAGCTGCGCACGCCGCTCGCCGCACTGACGGCACGGCTCGAGCTCGCGCACCGGTCGTCCGGTGACGCCGTCGCGCTCGAGCGGGAGCTGGCAGCGGCCGAGTCCGACGCCGCCCGCCTGACCGCGCTCGCCGAGACCATGCTCGAGCTCAGCCGGCTCGACGAGACCCAGCCCACGCCCTCGACCCCGGCGGCCGCGCTCGTGACGGAGCTGATGGGCAGCGTCGATCGTGCACGGGCCCTCGGTGGTGCCGGCGGGGTGGACTTCACCGTCGACGTCCCCGACGGCGACGAGCGGTACGCGGTCACCCCGGCGGCGTTCGGCCGGATCGTCGACAACCTCGTGGCGAACGCGATCGCTGCCGGCGCTCCCGCGGTCGAGGTCCGCATCGAGCTCGCCCAGCGGGCGGACCGTGCGCTGGACCTGGTGGTGTGCGACGACGGACCCGGGGTGCCGGAGGACTTCCTGCCCCGCGCCTTCGACCGCTTCACCCGAGCCGACGGCGCCCGGCGGGCCGTTCTGGGTGGTGGCGGCCTCGGCCTGGCACTGGTCCGAGGGATCGCCGCGCGCGCAGGTGGCGACGCCACGCTCGCGAACGCGCCGGAGGGCGGGGCCGTCGCGACCGTGCGGCTCCCCGCGCGCTGA